Genomic window (Shewanella psychropiezotolerans):
AGATCAGATGGCAGCGATAGTTAAAGACTCGAAACGGTTCAACACTACCGATGAGTCATTCGACTTAGCACTGCTTGTCGATGGCCTGCAATCTGAGCGAGAGCAGGGCATTACCATAGATGTGGCTTATCGTTACTTCACTACCGAGCAACGCAAGTTTATCATTGCCGATACGCCGGGTCATGAGCAGTATACGCGTAATATGGCGACAGGTGCCTCAACCTGTGATTTAGCGATTATCTTGATCGATGCCCGCCATGGTGTGCAAGTTCAGACCAAGCGTCACAGCTTTATTTGTTCTCAGTTAGGTATTAAGCACGTGATCATTGCCATCAATAAGATGGATGCGGTAGATTACGATCAGGCCGTTTATCAGAACATTAAGAAGGCATATCGCGAGTTTGCCAAAGCATTGTCATTCTCTGATGTCCGCTTCGTGCCAATATCGGCCTTGAAAGGCGATAACGTTGTAAACGAAAGTACCAATATGACTTGGTATCCGGGGTCTACCTTACTCAAGTTGCTTAATACTGTTTCGGTTGAACAAGATAGAAGTGAGTCGTTCCGCTTCCAGGTGCAATATGTTAATCGACCCAATTTAGATTTTCGTGGATTCTGTGGAACCATAGGTTCGGGTGAGATCCGCGTTGGCGATACTGTTGTGGCTTTGCCATCGAATAAAGAGACGCGTATTAAGTCAATCGTCACATTCGATGGCGATCTTGAGAAAGCCTCTGCGGGGCAGGCGATAACCTTAACCCTCGAAGATGAGATTGATGTCGGCCGTGGTGACATGTTAGTGCGCCCCCATGATAAGCCACATTCACTCAGCAATTTCGAAGCTGACGTGGTTTGGATGACTGAAGAGCCTCTGTGTGTGGATCGTGAGTATGCGATTAAAGTCGGCAGCAAGTCCGTCTATGGTTATGCCGACGCCATCAATCACAAGATAGATGTTAATACGCTCGAGAAGCAAAAGGCTCAGCAACTTGAACTCAATGAGATTGGTAACTGCCATTTTGCCGTCACTGAGCCAGTGCAATTTGATCCCTATGATGTTAACCGTGCTACGGGGGCATTTATTATTATCGATCGTCTGACTAATGTAACCGTTGGCGCAGGGATGATCCGTAATCCAATATCTTCCAAGATCGCTTCCAACCAGTCGACACAGCATAGCTATTCAGAATTTGAATTAGAGATGAATGCTTTGGTGCGTAAGCATTTCCCACATTGGGAAAGCAAGGATATCTCTTTGTAGGAGGGTCTTTAGGCCCGAATTTGTGGTTGTTTCAATCAATCGCGGCTAAAGCGCGCTCCTACAACAGAAATAATCATAGGAATCTATGTCTCTAGATGCATATTTAACCATTGGAATATTTGTCGCGACAATCGCGGGACTTATTCGT
Coding sequences:
- the cysN gene encoding sulfate adenylyltransferase subunit CysN — protein: MTTSSNLIASDIEEYLQVHENKDMLRVLTCGSVDDGKSTLIGRLLFDSKMIFEDQMAAIVKDSKRFNTTDESFDLALLVDGLQSEREQGITIDVAYRYFTTEQRKFIIADTPGHEQYTRNMATGASTCDLAIILIDARHGVQVQTKRHSFICSQLGIKHVIIAINKMDAVDYDQAVYQNIKKAYREFAKALSFSDVRFVPISALKGDNVVNESTNMTWYPGSTLLKLLNTVSVEQDRSESFRFQVQYVNRPNLDFRGFCGTIGSGEIRVGDTVVALPSNKETRIKSIVTFDGDLEKASAGQAITLTLEDEIDVGRGDMLVRPHDKPHSLSNFEADVVWMTEEPLCVDREYAIKVGSKSVYGYADAINHKIDVNTLEKQKAQQLELNEIGNCHFAVTEPVQFDPYDVNRATGAFIIIDRLTNVTVGAGMIRNPISSKIASNQSTQHSYSEFELEMNALVRKHFPHWESKDISL